One window of the Diospyros lotus cultivar Yz01 chromosome 12, ASM1463336v1, whole genome shotgun sequence genome contains the following:
- the LOC127787553 gene encoding uncharacterized protein LOC127787553, with protein MDNCMISALYHQALTGHKRSDNGVTSSQVSKVIESVNNVCGVVVSEKNVRGRLKTIKKEYVELRQLLSMSGFGLEPNTGRVTADALAWEEFLKGKPEFGKWKNKLCPRYDELEVILGNDVATGQRSIAGNDDISPIHVVDESVNEIDSQSEATNSSKRNDSKRSAEGGSNRSRRRRTQPDDSIIALSSIAESSKRIANAMEIQATLDTKKHINWQLVLEKLQGMKIDRHDIMQIMKIFQSDESFVRIFMSLTDETFMRDWVFEKLGRDPPPIN; from the exons ATGGATAACTGTATGATTAGCGCATTATATCATCAAGCGTTGACCGGTCACAAAAGAAGTGACAATGGTGTTACATCATCTCAAGTGTCAAAGGTAATTGAGAGTGTAAATAATGTGTGTGGAGTTGTTGTGTCAGAAAAAAATGTAAGGGGGCGTTTGAAGACTATTAAGAAAGAATATGTTGAACTTCGTCAATTATTAAGTATGAGTGGTTTTGGGTTGGAACCTAACACTGGACGTGTCACAGCCGATGCATTGGCTTGGGAGGAGTTTCTTAAG gggAAACCAGAATTTGGAAAGTGGAAGAACAAACTTTGTCCTCGGTATGATGAGTTGGAGGTTATCCTTGGAAATGATGTTGCTACAGGACAGCGCTCAATAGCCGGCAATGACGATATCTCTCCCATCCATG TAGTAGATGAAAGTGTAAATGAGATTGATAGTCAAAGTGAAGctacaaattcaagcaaaagAAATGATTCCAAGCGTAGCGCCGAAGGAGGATCTAACAGAAGCCGGCGTAGACGTACCCAACCCGATGACAGTATTATTGCCCTATCGAGTATTGCCGAATCATCAAAAAGAATTGCCAATGCTATGGAGATTCAAGCGACATTAGATAccaaaaaacatataaattggcaattagttttagaaaaattacaagGCATGAAGATAGATAGGCATGATATAATGCAAATCATGAAGATATTTCAATCGGATGAAAGTTTTGTGAGAATCTTTATGAGTTTGACTGATGAAACATTTATGCGGGATTGGGTTTTTGAGAAACTTGGCCGTGATCCACCTCCGATTAATTAG